One genomic window of Ruminococcus gauvreauii includes the following:
- a CDS encoding MerR family transcriptional regulator, whose amino-acid sequence MKTNRFLTAGEFAKITGTTKHTLFHYDKIGLLPPDHRADNGYRYYSPEQLETFDVICTLRELDMPLAEIRQYLEHKSPGLFMKLLEQEEELISRKMKQLKQTRALLRKKSAQLASYLERRPAGPELLEFPEQYYISSYSDLTDSTMMASAIGSLYEHCASMDDKSPYGVGYLQYRSSLTKGIYTDYHTLYLLFDSRPKHLSHTVKPAGTYLCGWHTGPWDLIGKTYQKIFAHADARALKLDDHFFEDAILDGLTVSEENLYVTRISVRVL is encoded by the coding sequence ATGAAAACAAACCGCTTTCTGACAGCCGGTGAATTTGCAAAAATAACCGGTACCACCAAACACACGCTGTTCCACTATGATAAGATCGGTCTGCTTCCGCCCGACCACCGCGCAGACAACGGTTACCGGTATTATTCTCCCGAACAGCTGGAAACCTTTGATGTAATCTGCACACTCAGAGAACTTGACATGCCTCTTGCCGAGATCAGGCAGTATCTGGAGCATAAAAGCCCCGGTCTTTTTATGAAACTGCTTGAACAGGAGGAAGAACTGATCTCCCGCAAGATGAAGCAGCTGAAACAGACGCGGGCACTGCTGCGCAAAAAATCCGCCCAGCTTGCGTCCTATCTGGAACGCAGGCCGGCGGGTCCTGAACTTCTGGAATTTCCCGAACAATATTATATTTCATCCTACAGTGACCTGACCGACAGTACCATGATGGCTTCCGCTATCGGCAGTCTCTATGAACATTGTGCATCCATGGATGATAAAAGCCCTTACGGCGTCGGATACCTCCAGTACCGTTCCAGCCTGACAAAGGGCATCTATACAGATTACCACACTCTGTACCTGCTGTTTGACAGTCGGCCAAAACATCTCAGCCATACCGTAAAACCCGCCGGAACTTACCTGTGCGGCTGGCACACGGGCCCCTGGGATCTGATCGGAAAGACATATCAGAAGATATTTGCGCACGCCGATGCCCGTGCCCTTAAATTAGATGACCATTTCTTCGAGGACGCCATCCTGGATGGACTGACCGTCAGTGAGGAAAATCTTTACGTCACACGGATCTCAGTTCGAGTACTGTAG
- a CDS encoding MATE family efflux transporter gives MKQTIARDFKFLSLMKFALPSMVMMVFMSLYTIVDGIFISRMVGSVALSANNIVYPAVNILMAIGIMLATGGSAIIARKLGEKKPKEANENFSLIVVTGVITGIIGLIVGVVFLEQICRLLGATDMQIGYSSAYLRVVLFFAPMCMLQMLFQSFFVTAGRPGMGLTLTVAAGAANMVLDYLFMGPLGMGVTGAALATGIGQCIPAVTGIVYFLIKKDGLRFVRPKLDWKALRASCLNGSSEMVTNLSAAIVTYLFNIIMLRLAKEDGVAAITVVLYGQFLFCALYLGFSIGVAPVFSYNYGAGRRDMLRRIYRICMRFTTVSSVIIGAAAFAGAPLIARIFVDEGTAVYRLTERGCYLFAFAYLFCGVNILASGIFTALSDGRTSALISFLRTFVFIVISVLVLPYFLGTDGVWLSIPLAEILTLTVSLTHLAAFFGNKERRKQKISTEN, from the coding sequence ATGAAACAAACAATTGCGCGTGATTTTAAATTTTTATCATTGATGAAATTTGCGCTTCCATCAATGGTTATGATGGTATTCATGTCGCTGTATACAATTGTAGATGGAATTTTTATCTCCAGGATGGTCGGAAGTGTGGCACTGTCTGCGAATAATATTGTATATCCGGCAGTGAATATCCTGATGGCGATTGGAATTATGCTGGCGACTGGAGGAAGTGCGATCATTGCCAGGAAGCTGGGTGAGAAGAAACCAAAAGAGGCAAATGAAAATTTTTCACTGATCGTTGTCACGGGTGTGATTACGGGAATTATCGGCCTGATTGTCGGGGTCGTGTTCCTGGAGCAGATCTGCCGGCTTTTAGGAGCAACCGATATGCAGATCGGATATAGTTCGGCGTACCTGCGGGTGGTCCTGTTTTTTGCTCCGATGTGTATGCTGCAGATGTTGTTCCAGTCATTCTTTGTAACAGCAGGAAGACCGGGTATGGGTCTGACGCTGACGGTGGCTGCAGGGGCAGCCAATATGGTGCTCGACTATCTGTTCATGGGACCGCTCGGTATGGGGGTTACAGGTGCCGCACTGGCGACAGGGATCGGTCAGTGTATACCGGCGGTGACAGGGATTGTATATTTCCTGATCAAGAAAGACGGTTTGCGGTTTGTCAGACCAAAGCTGGACTGGAAGGCGCTTCGGGCGAGCTGCCTGAATGGCTCCTCAGAGATGGTGACGAATCTGTCTGCGGCGATCGTGACGTACCTGTTCAATATCATTATGCTTCGACTGGCAAAAGAAGACGGAGTGGCGGCGATCACCGTCGTATTATACGGGCAGTTTTTGTTCTGTGCCCTGTATCTTGGCTTCAGCATCGGGGTTGCGCCGGTGTTCAGCTACAACTACGGCGCCGGAAGACGGGATATGCTGCGAAGGATCTATCGGATCTGTATGCGGTTTACTACAGTTTCTTCTGTTATCATAGGGGCGGCAGCCTTTGCAGGTGCCCCGCTGATTGCCCGGATATTTGTGGATGAGGGGACTGCAGTTTACAGACTGACGGAACGGGGATGCTATCTGTTTGCATTTGCCTATCTGTTCTGTGGCGTCAATATTCTGGCGTCGGGAATCTTTACCGCACTGTCGGATGGCAGGACCTCTGCATTGATTTCATTTCTGCGGACATTTGTGTTTATTGTGATATCAGTGCTGGTTTTACCGTACTTTCTGGGGACTGACGGAGTATGGCTGTCGATCCCGTTGGCGGAGATACTGACGCTGACAGTGTCCCTTACGCACCTGGCTGCGTTTTTTGGAAATAAAGAACGGAGGAAACAAAAAATTTCAACCGAAAATTAA
- a CDS encoding N-acetylmannosamine-6-phosphate 2-epimerase, with translation MDERIEKLRGKLIVSCQALPHEPLHSSFIMGRMAKAAQEGGACGIRANTREDIAEIKSQVDLPIIGIVKRDYGDSDIYITPTIREVDELMEVKPEIIAVDATVSLRPGGQTLDAFFKEVREKYPQQQLMADCSTVEEALHADALGFDFIGTTLVGYTRQSEGSKIEENDFEIIRSIVRQVKHPVIAEGNINTPEKARRVIELGAFSVVVGSIITRPQLITRNFAEALQ, from the coding sequence ATGGACGAAAGAATCGAGAAGCTGAGAGGAAAACTGATCGTATCGTGTCAGGCACTGCCGCATGAACCACTGCATTCTTCATTTATTATGGGGCGCATGGCAAAAGCAGCCCAGGAGGGTGGAGCATGCGGCATCCGCGCAAACACCAGAGAAGACATTGCAGAAATAAAGAGTCAGGTGGATCTGCCGATCATCGGAATCGTGAAGAGAGATTACGGGGACAGTGACATTTACATTACCCCTACCATCCGAGAGGTTGATGAGCTGATGGAGGTGAAACCTGAGATTATTGCGGTTGATGCGACGGTCAGCCTGCGCCCGGGCGGTCAGACATTGGATGCTTTTTTTAAGGAGGTCAGGGAAAAGTATCCGCAGCAGCAGCTGATGGCGGATTGTTCCACTGTGGAAGAAGCGCTTCATGCGGATGCGCTGGGATTTGATTTTATCGGGACAACGCTTGTCGGTTATACCAGGCAGAGTGAGGGTTCTAAAATCGAGGAAAATGATTTTGAAATCATTCGGAGCATCGTAAGACAGGTAAAACATCCCGTGATCGCGGAAGGAAATATCAATACACCGGAAAAAGCCAGACGGGTGATCGAGCTCGGAGCGTTCAGTGTTGTAGTCGGATCAATCATCACAAGACCGCAGCTCATTACCAGAAATTTTGCAGAGGCACTCCAGTAA
- a CDS encoding DUF5721 family protein has translation MKAFQICEVKDFMSKMLIRNIFDQFLLFELSLTTNVTYNIDGTLHPDFYDAGEAEQLKAHEQTHVLWSDVRPFCFSLIKGKKTPLNFKIVFQLARPDVEHLLAQSSLGIQADDIFGLYLNCQFDGEHLTCVTGTSLRFFTMDKSLDYAWDDKVTRFFKTQGITFES, from the coding sequence ATGAAAGCTTTTCAAATCTGCGAGGTCAAAGACTTCATGTCCAAAATGCTTATCCGGAATATATTTGATCAGTTCTTGCTTTTTGAGCTGTCACTGACTACGAATGTTACTTACAATATAGACGGTACCCTCCATCCTGATTTTTATGATGCAGGTGAAGCTGAACAGCTCAAAGCTCACGAACAGACACATGTTCTCTGGAGTGATGTCCGGCCTTTTTGCTTCTCGCTGATCAAGGGAAAGAAAACCCCCCTGAATTTCAAGATCGTATTTCAGCTTGCCCGCCCTGACGTGGAGCATCTCCTGGCACAGAGCAGCCTTGGCATACAGGCGGATGATATCTTCGGACTGTATCTGAACTGCCAGTTCGACGGTGAGCATCTGACATGTGTAACCGGCACTTCCCTGCGCTTCTTTACGATGGATAAGTCGCTCGATTACGCGTGGGATGACAAGGTGACTCGCTTTTTCAAGACACAGGGCATCACGTTTGAGTCCTGA
- the vanT gene encoding serine racemase VanT catalytic subunit: MSRDRGYRGIDYARLAAAILVVAIHTSPLASFGHTGDFILTRIFARTAVPFFFMTSGFFLISSYNRNAEKLVSFVRKTAVIYGCAILFYLPLNIYNGYFNMKHLLPNIVKDLVFDGTLYHLWYLPAAVIGAAAAWTLVKKLGMKRALAVTVLLYTVGLFGDSYYGATEKIPLFWSFYSGIFEISDYTRNGIFFAPVFFVMGGIIAEQTVRISLRTCIAGTAVSLFLMLAEGMSLHYFQMQRHDSMYVMLLPVMYFLFTALTFWRGKRLEGISDFALLLYLVHPMMIVVVRLFAGLTGLHKLLVENSLIHFLAVCAVSVAGSAAVAIVWSRWKKQRRKLRRVRADRAWIEVDLNNLKHNARTLSKAMPPGCRLMAVVKANAYGHGAFETAVCLEQIGVTSFAVATIDEGIALRRWGIRGDILILGFTDPSRAKELHRYRLIQTLIDAPYAKRLARQGYIIRSHIKIDTGMHRLGFGVNERSEILRTVRSRNLNVCGIYTHLCAADSLLEDDVKFTRRQTEVFFELLEWLKEQEVTIPDIHIQSSYGLLNYPELGCSYVRAGISLYGVLSAPDDTTRLQPDLRPVLSLRSQVVLIREIKAGEHVGYGRMYEAVRDSRIAILPIGYADGIPRNLSCGKGEVLIRGCRVPIAGRVSMDQLAVDITDIPDAAVGDVATLIGRDGQEELLAADAAARSGSITNELLSRITEIVVIRTQT, from the coding sequence GGACTTCATACTGACACGTATTTTTGCCCGCACGGCGGTTCCTTTCTTTTTTATGACTTCCGGATTTTTTCTCATATCGAGCTACAATCGCAATGCGGAAAAGCTGGTGAGCTTTGTAAGGAAAACGGCCGTGATATACGGATGCGCGATTCTTTTTTATCTGCCATTAAATATATATAACGGATATTTCAACATGAAACATCTGCTGCCGAATATAGTAAAGGATCTGGTGTTTGACGGAACACTGTACCACCTCTGGTATCTTCCGGCTGCCGTTATCGGTGCAGCCGCGGCATGGACGCTGGTAAAAAAGCTCGGTATGAAACGAGCGCTGGCGGTAACCGTATTACTCTATACAGTGGGGCTGTTCGGGGACAGTTATTATGGAGCGACTGAAAAGATACCGCTATTTTGGAGCTTCTATTCCGGCATTTTTGAAATTTCCGATTATACGCGCAACGGCATTTTTTTTGCGCCGGTGTTTTTTGTGATGGGAGGGATCATCGCAGAACAGACTGTCCGCATCTCGCTGAGAACATGTATCGCCGGGACTGCGGTTTCATTATTCCTGATGCTGGCAGAAGGCATGAGTCTGCACTATTTTCAGATGCAAAGACACGACAGCATGTATGTGATGCTTTTACCTGTCATGTACTTTCTGTTTACAGCCCTGACATTTTGGAGAGGGAAGAGGCTTGAGGGAATCTCTGACTTTGCTCTGCTCCTGTATCTGGTTCATCCGATGATGATCGTTGTGGTGCGCCTGTTTGCCGGACTGACTGGTTTACACAAGTTGCTGGTGGAGAACAGCCTGATTCATTTTCTGGCAGTGTGCGCCGTATCGGTGGCAGGTTCTGCCGCTGTGGCTATCGTCTGGAGCAGGTGGAAGAAACAGAGAAGAAAACTCCGCCGGGTACGTGCGGACCGGGCGTGGATAGAGGTTGATCTGAACAATCTGAAGCACAATGCGAGAACCCTGAGTAAGGCCATGCCGCCGGGATGCAGGCTGATGGCTGTGGTGAAAGCAAATGCATATGGACACGGGGCTTTTGAAACGGCGGTATGCCTTGAACAGATCGGCGTGACCTCATTTGCGGTCGCGACCATTGATGAGGGCATCGCGCTGCGCCGCTGGGGAATCCGGGGAGACATCCTGATCCTGGGATTCACGGATCCTTCGCGGGCGAAAGAACTGCACCGGTACCGGCTGATACAGACTCTGATCGATGCTCCATATGCAAAAAGACTGGCACGGCAGGGGTATATCATCAGGTCACATATAAAAATTGATACGGGTATGCACCGGCTTGGCTTCGGGGTGAATGAAAGAAGTGAGATCTTAAGGACGGTACGGAGCAGGAATCTGAATGTGTGCGGAATCTATACACATTTATGTGCGGCGGACAGCCTTTTAGAAGACGATGTGAAGTTTACGCGCAGGCAGACAGAGGTGTTTTTTGAATTACTGGAGTGGCTGAAGGAGCAGGAGGTGACGATCCCCGACATACATATCCAGAGCAGCTATGGTCTTCTCAACTATCCGGAACTTGGATGCAGCTATGTGAGAGCCGGAATCTCTCTCTACGGTGTTTTGAGTGCCCCAGACGATACGACCAGGCTTCAGCCGGATCTGCGTCCGGTGCTGTCGCTGCGGTCACAGGTTGTTTTAATCAGGGAGATTAAAGCGGGAGAGCATGTGGGATACGGCAGAATGTACGAGGCGGTGAGGGACAGTCGGATCGCCATACTGCCCATCGGATATGCAGATGGGATACCGAGAAATCTGTCCTGCGGCAAAGGAGAGGTTCTGATCAGAGGCTGCAGGGTTCCGATTGCCGGACGGGTCAGCATGGATCAGCTGGCAGTTGACATCACAGATATTCCCGATGCGGCTGTGGGAGATGTAGCGACACTGATCGGAAGAGACGGACAGGAAGAACTGCTGGCCGCTGATGCAGCCGCACGTTCCGGCAGTATCACAAATGAACTGCTGAGCCGGATCACAGAGATAGTCGTGATCAGGACTCAAACGTGA
- the trpD gene encoding anthranilate phosphoribosyltransferase, translating into MIKEAILKLARNEDLSYGEAQQVMDEIMEGKANDIQMAAYLAALSMKGETIDEITASAAGMRAHCIKLLHDMDVLEIVGTGGDGANSFNISTTSALVIAAGGVPVAKHGNRAASSKCGAADVLEALGVTINLPPEKSADLLKDIGICFLFAQNYHIAMKYVAPIRRELGIRTVFNILGPLSNPAGANMELMGVYEEALVEPLAQVMAKLGVSRGMVVYGQDKLDEISMSAPTRICEIRDGWFQSYTVTPEQFGYTRCSKEELTGGTPEENAKITRNILNGTERGAKRCAVCLNAGAALYITGKTGTIEEGVKLAEELIDTGAAMRKLEEFICESSK; encoded by the coding sequence ATGATTAAAGAAGCAATTTTAAAACTGGCAAGGAATGAGGACCTGTCATATGGAGAAGCACAGCAGGTCATGGATGAGATCATGGAAGGCAAAGCGAACGACATTCAGATGGCGGCATATCTGGCAGCCCTGTCCATGAAAGGGGAAACGATCGATGAGATCACGGCCTCCGCAGCCGGAATGCGGGCTCACTGCATTAAACTGCTGCACGATATGGATGTACTGGAAATCGTGGGTACCGGCGGAGACGGAGCCAATTCCTTTAACATTTCCACCACATCAGCGCTGGTCATCGCTGCGGGAGGGGTGCCGGTGGCGAAGCACGGAAACCGTGCCGCATCATCGAAGTGCGGAGCTGCCGACGTATTGGAGGCATTGGGGGTCACCATTAATCTTCCGCCGGAGAAAAGCGCCGATCTGCTGAAAGATATTGGTATCTGTTTCCTGTTTGCGCAGAACTATCACATCGCTATGAAATACGTGGCGCCGATCCGCCGTGAACTGGGAATCCGTACGGTATTTAATATTCTGGGACCGCTGTCCAATCCGGCCGGGGCAAATATGGAGCTGATGGGCGTATATGAAGAGGCACTGGTTGAGCCGCTGGCACAGGTTATGGCTAAACTGGGTGTCTCGAGGGGAATGGTGGTGTATGGACAGGATAAACTGGATGAGATTTCCATGAGCGCACCGACCAGGATTTGTGAGATCAGGGACGGATGGTTTCAGTCTTACACGGTTACCCCGGAACAGTTTGGTTATACGCGTTGTTCGAAGGAAGAGCTGACGGGAGGGACTCCGGAAGAAAATGCTAAGATCACACGTAATATTTTAAACGGGACGGAACGGGGAGCAAAACGCTGTGCCGTATGTCTAAATGCGGGAGCAGCCCTTTATATCACCGGGAAGACCGGAACAATAGAAGAGGGTGTGAAGCTGGCAGAAGAACTGATTGATACGGGGGCTGCCATGAGAAAACTGGAAGAATTTATCTGCGAGAGCAGTAAATAG